One genomic segment of Streptomyces sp. RerS4 includes these proteins:
- the rsmA gene encoding 16S rRNA (adenine(1518)-N(6)/adenine(1519)-N(6))-dimethyltransferase RsmA, giving the protein MRELAEVLGVRPTKQKGQNFVIDANTVRRIVRTAGVRPDDVVVEVGPGLGSLTLALLEAADRVIAVEIDDILAAALPATIEARMPQRKDRFALVHSDAMLVTELPGPAPTALVANLPYNVAVPVLLTMLDRFPSIERTLVMVQSEVADRLAAEPGNKVYGVPSVKANWYAHVKRAGAIGRKVFWPAPNVDSGLVSLVRRTEPIKTTASKAEVFAVVDAAFAQRRKTLRAALAGWAGSAAGAEAALVAAGISPQARGESLTVEQFAAIAEHKPAAERPAL; this is encoded by the coding sequence ATCCGGGAACTGGCCGAGGTCCTCGGCGTACGACCGACGAAGCAGAAGGGCCAGAACTTCGTCATCGACGCGAACACGGTCCGCCGCATCGTCCGCACCGCCGGAGTGCGCCCGGACGACGTGGTCGTGGAGGTCGGTCCGGGCCTCGGTTCGCTGACGCTCGCCCTGCTGGAGGCCGCCGACCGGGTGATCGCCGTCGAGATCGACGACATCCTGGCCGCCGCCCTGCCCGCCACGATCGAGGCGCGCATGCCGCAGCGCAAGGACCGTTTCGCGCTGGTCCACTCCGACGCGATGCTGGTGACCGAGCTGCCCGGCCCCGCGCCGACCGCGCTCGTCGCGAACCTGCCGTACAACGTGGCCGTGCCCGTCCTGCTGACCATGCTCGACCGCTTCCCGAGCATCGAGCGCACCCTCGTCATGGTCCAGTCCGAGGTCGCCGACCGGCTCGCCGCCGAGCCGGGCAACAAGGTCTACGGCGTGCCCTCCGTCAAGGCGAACTGGTACGCGCACGTCAAGCGCGCCGGAGCCATCGGCCGGAAGGTCTTCTGGCCCGCGCCCAACGTCGACTCCGGCCTGGTCTCGCTGGTGCGCCGCACCGAGCCGATCAAGACCACCGCCTCCAAGGCCGAGGTCTTCGCGGTCGTCGACGCCGCCTTCGCGCAGCGCCGCAAGACGCTGCGCGCCGCGCTCGCCGGCTGGGCCGGTTCGGCCGCCGGCGCCGAAGCCGCGCTGGTCGCCGCCGGGATCTCGCCGCAGGCGCGCGGGGAGTCCCTGACGGTGGAGCAGTTCGCGGCGATCGCCGAGCACAAGCCGGCGGCGGAGAGGCCCGCGCTGTGA
- a CDS encoding acyltransferase has product MTVSARAMAAATPATRDRYVDLLRVASLGTVVLGHWLMAAVSGDGIGNLLALVPPLQVLTWGLQIMPVFFFVGGFSHALSYRSLERRADGRPVYAAFLRARLRRLLGPTLVFVLVWTAGALLVQLAGADDGPLAGAALRMITQPLWFIGIYLAMVALTPPLLRLHARRGWWAFAGLAGGAALVDVLRFALGVPYVEFLNFALVWLAVHQLGFLRADGRIRRPALLAAGGLTGAVLLVAVGPYPLSMVGMPGEKVSNMAPPTLALLCHGLWLVGAVQLLARPAGAWLARPRVWRTVVAANGVAMTAFLWHLTAMLGVYAAQLALGLDLPEPATAAWWAQVPVRILLAAALTALLVACFRRFESPSRGDAGASSGNGPVAAVGVTLCLLGVLGLSMTGLGGLLEGHSATLVAFPITAPVALVMALGGRHLVERSGPLAER; this is encoded by the coding sequence ATGACAGTCAGCGCACGCGCCATGGCCGCCGCCACGCCCGCCACCAGGGACCGGTACGTCGACCTGCTCCGGGTCGCCTCGCTCGGCACGGTCGTGCTCGGCCACTGGCTGATGGCCGCCGTCAGCGGGGACGGGATAGGCAACCTGCTCGCCCTCGTGCCCCCGCTCCAGGTCCTCACCTGGGGGCTCCAGATCATGCCGGTGTTCTTCTTCGTCGGCGGGTTCTCGCACGCCCTGTCGTACCGCTCACTGGAGCGCCGTGCCGACGGCCGACCCGTCTACGCCGCCTTCCTGCGCGCCCGCCTGCGCCGGCTGCTCGGGCCCACCCTGGTCTTCGTCCTCGTCTGGACGGCCGGCGCGCTCCTCGTGCAGCTGGCCGGAGCGGACGACGGCCCGCTCGCCGGGGCCGCGCTCAGGATGATCACGCAGCCGCTGTGGTTCATCGGGATCTACCTCGCCATGGTCGCCCTCACGCCGCCGCTGCTGAGGCTGCACGCCCGCCGGGGCTGGTGGGCCTTCGCGGGCCTGGCGGGCGGGGCCGCGCTGGTCGACGTGCTGCGCTTCGCGCTCGGGGTCCCGTACGTGGAGTTCCTGAACTTCGCGCTCGTCTGGCTCGCCGTGCACCAGCTCGGCTTCCTGCGCGCCGACGGCCGCATCCGCCGGCCGGCGCTCCTGGCCGCCGGCGGGTTGACCGGGGCCGTGCTGCTCGTCGCCGTCGGACCGTACCCGCTGTCCATGGTCGGGATGCCCGGCGAGAAGGTCTCCAACATGGCCCCGCCGACCCTCGCCCTGCTCTGCCACGGCCTGTGGCTCGTCGGCGCCGTGCAGCTGCTCGCCCGGCCGGCCGGGGCGTGGCTGGCCCGGCCGCGCGTGTGGCGGACCGTCGTCGCCGCCAACGGCGTCGCCATGACCGCCTTCCTGTGGCACCTCACCGCCATGCTCGGCGTCTACGCCGCCCAGCTCGCCCTCGGCCTCGACCTCCCCGAGCCCGCGACCGCCGCCTGGTGGGCGCAGGTGCCCGTACGGATCCTGCTCGCCGCCGCCCTGACCGCCCTGCTCGTGGCCTGTTTCCGCCGCTTCGAAAGCCCGAGCCGGGGCGACGCCGGCGCCTCCTCGGGCAACGGGCCGGTCGCGGCCGTCGGCGTCACCCTCTGCCTCCTGGGCGTCCTCGGCCTGTCCATGACCGGCCTCGGCGGCCTCCTGGAGGGCCACAGCGCCACCCTCGTCGCCTTCCCGATCACCGCTCCGGTGGCCCTCGTCATGGCACTCGGCGGCCGGCACCTGGTGGAACGGTCCGGCCCGCTCGCGGAGCGTTAG
- a CDS encoding ABC-F family ATP-binding cassette domain-containing protein — translation MAVNLVNVEAVSKVYGTRTLLDGISLGVSEGDRIGVVGRNGDGKTTLIRMLAKLEEPDTGRVTQNGGLRMGVLTQHDSLDPAATIRHEIIGDMADHEWAGNAKIRDVLTGLFGGLDLPGFGQGLDTVIGPLSGGERRRIALAKLLIADQDLLVLDEPTNHLDVEGISWLAAHLQVRRSALVCVTHDRWFLDQVCTRMWDVQRGEVFEYEGGYSDYVFARAERERIAATEEAKRQNLMRKELAWLRRGAPARTSKPRYRIEAANELIADVPEPRDKSELMRFANARLGKTVFDLEDVTVQAGPKTLLKHLTWHLGPGDRVGLVGVNGAGKTSLLRALAEAARTQGEIQPAAGEITVGKTVRLAYLSQEVGELDPSLRVLEAVQRVRDRVDLGKGREMTAGQLCEQFGFTKEKQWTPVGDLSGGERRRLQILRLLMDEPNVLFLDEPTNDLDIETLTQLEDLLDGWPGSMIVISHDRFFIERTTDTVMALLGDAALRMLPRGLDEYLERRQRMIEAAAPAPAPAAAAKSSSSGDSRAAKKELQKIERQLNKMSDRESNLHAQIAEHSTDYDKVAKLDTELRELIAERDALEMRWLELAEEA, via the coding sequence ATGGCCGTCAATCTGGTCAATGTCGAGGCAGTCAGCAAGGTGTACGGCACCCGTACCCTGCTCGACGGCATCTCCCTCGGCGTATCCGAGGGAGACCGGATCGGTGTCGTCGGCCGGAACGGCGACGGCAAGACCACCCTCATCCGGATGCTCGCCAAGCTGGAGGAACCCGACACCGGTCGGGTCACCCAGAACGGCGGCCTGCGCATGGGCGTGCTCACCCAGCACGACTCCCTCGACCCGGCCGCCACCATCCGCCACGAGATCATCGGCGACATGGCCGACCACGAGTGGGCCGGCAACGCCAAGATCCGTGACGTCCTCACCGGTCTCTTCGGCGGCCTCGACCTGCCCGGCTTCGGCCAGGGCCTCGACACCGTCATCGGCCCGCTCTCCGGTGGCGAGCGCCGCCGGATCGCCCTCGCCAAGCTGCTCATCGCCGACCAGGACCTCCTCGTCCTCGACGAGCCCACCAACCACCTCGACGTCGAGGGCATCTCCTGGCTGGCCGCCCACCTCCAGGTCCGCCGCTCGGCGCTGGTGTGCGTCACCCACGACCGCTGGTTCCTCGACCAGGTCTGCACCCGCATGTGGGACGTGCAGCGCGGTGAGGTCTTCGAGTACGAGGGCGGCTACAGCGACTACGTCTTCGCCCGCGCCGAACGCGAGCGGATCGCCGCCACCGAAGAGGCCAAGCGGCAGAACCTGATGCGCAAGGAGCTGGCCTGGCTGCGCCGCGGCGCCCCCGCCCGCACCTCCAAGCCGCGCTACCGCATCGAGGCGGCCAACGAGCTGATCGCCGACGTGCCGGAGCCGCGCGACAAGTCCGAGCTGATGAGGTTCGCCAACGCCCGCCTCGGCAAGACCGTCTTCGACCTGGAGGACGTCACCGTCCAGGCCGGCCCCAAGACCCTCCTCAAGCACCTCACCTGGCACCTGGGCCCCGGCGACCGCGTCGGCCTCGTCGGCGTCAACGGCGCGGGCAAGACCTCACTCCTGCGGGCCCTCGCCGAGGCCGCCCGCACGCAGGGCGAGATCCAGCCGGCGGCCGGCGAGATCACCGTCGGCAAGACCGTCCGCCTCGCCTACCTCTCGCAGGAGGTCGGCGAACTCGACCCCTCGCTGCGCGTCCTGGAGGCCGTCCAGCGCGTCCGCGACCGCGTCGACCTCGGCAAGGGCCGCGAGATGACGGCGGGCCAGCTGTGCGAACAGTTCGGCTTCACCAAGGAGAAGCAGTGGACGCCGGTCGGCGACCTCTCCGGCGGTGAGCGGCGCCGGCTGCAGATCCTGCGGCTGCTGATGGACGAGCCCAACGTCCTCTTCCTCGACGAGCCCACCAACGACCTCGACATCGAGACCCTCACCCAGCTGGAGGACCTCCTCGACGGCTGGCCCGGCTCGATGATCGTGATCTCCCACGACCGGTTCTTCATCGAACGCACCACCGACACGGTGATGGCGCTGCTCGGCGACGCCGCCCTGCGGATGCTGCCGCGCGGCCTGGACGAGTACCTGGAGCGCCGGCAGCGGATGATCGAGGCGGCCGCGCCGGCGCCCGCCCCGGCCGCCGCCGCCAAGTCCTCCTCGTCCGGGGACTCCCGGGCCGCGAAGAAGGAACTCCAGAAGATCGAGCGGCAGCTCAACAAGATGTCGGACCGCGAGTCGAACCTGCACGCGCAGATCGCCGAGCACTCCACCGACTACGACAAGGTCGCCAAGCTCGACACGGAGCTGCGCGAACTCATCGCGGAGCGGGACGCGTTGGAGATGCGCTGGCTGGAACTGGCCGAGGAGGCCTGA
- a CDS encoding TatD family hydrolase, producing MSQSPSSSAPSSSNSSSNEKASKDAPPPLPEPLRVAVADSHTHLDMQAGTVEEGLAKAASVGVTTVVQVGCDVKGSRWAAETAAAWENVHAAVALHPNEAPRIVHGDPDGWSRQGARPGGGQGALDEALAEIEALAALDHVKAVGETGLDYFRTGPEGMAAQERSFRAHIEIAKRQGKALVIHDRDAHADVLRVLREEGAPERTIFHCYSGDAEMARECAAAGYYMSFAGTVTFKNAGALREALAVAPLELVLVETDAPYLTPAPYRGRPNAPYLIPLTVRAMAAVRGIDEDAMATALAANTARAFDY from the coding sequence ATGAGTCAGAGTCCTTCCTCCTCCGCCCCTTCCTCTTCGAATTCCTCCTCGAACGAGAAGGCGTCCAAGGACGCGCCGCCGCCGCTGCCGGAGCCCCTGCGCGTGGCGGTGGCGGACTCGCACACCCACCTCGACATGCAGGCCGGCACGGTCGAGGAGGGTCTGGCGAAGGCCGCCTCGGTGGGCGTGACGACCGTGGTCCAGGTCGGCTGCGACGTGAAGGGCTCGCGCTGGGCCGCCGAGACCGCCGCGGCCTGGGAGAACGTCCACGCGGCGGTGGCCCTCCACCCGAACGAGGCCCCCCGCATCGTGCACGGCGACCCCGACGGATGGTCGCGGCAGGGCGCGCGGCCCGGCGGCGGCCAGGGGGCGCTGGACGAGGCCCTCGCCGAGATCGAGGCGCTGGCCGCCCTCGACCACGTCAAGGCGGTCGGCGAGACCGGACTCGACTACTTCCGCACCGGCCCCGAGGGCATGGCGGCGCAGGAGCGTTCCTTCCGGGCGCACATCGAGATCGCCAAGCGGCAGGGCAAGGCACTCGTCATCCACGACCGCGACGCCCACGCCGACGTGCTGCGCGTGCTGCGCGAGGAGGGCGCGCCCGAGCGGACGATCTTCCACTGCTACTCGGGCGACGCGGAGATGGCCCGGGAGTGCGCCGCCGCCGGCTACTACATGTCCTTCGCCGGGACCGTCACCTTCAAGAACGCGGGCGCCCTGCGCGAGGCGCTCGCCGTGGCCCCGCTGGAACTCGTACTGGTGGAGACCGACGCCCCCTACCTGACGCCCGCGCCGTACCGCGGCCGGCCGAACGCGCCGTACCTCATTCCGCTGACGGTCCGGGCGATGGCGGCGGTCCGCGGGATCGACGAGGACGCCATGGCGACGGCCCTGGCCGCCAACACGGCGCGCGCCTTCGACTACTGA
- a CDS encoding 4-(cytidine 5'-diphospho)-2-C-methyl-D-erythritol kinase, which yields MSVRRSVTVRVPAKVNVQLAVGAARPDGFHDLANVFLAVSLFDEVTATPADSLTVTCAGPDADQVPLDRTNLAARAAELLAARNGRSADVHLHIAKNIPVAGGMAGGSADGAAALLACDALWGLDTPRAELLDICAELGSDVPFSLVGGAALGTGRGEVLTPVEAGTFHWVFAVADGGLSTPAVFREFDRLTAGSDVPVPEASPALLAALASGDADALAATLANDLQPAAVSLRPQLAETLAAGLAEGALAALVSGSGPTTAFLVRDGEAAAKVAAALEASGTCRATRVTSSPAPGATVLS from the coding sequence GTGAGCGTCCGCCGAAGCGTGACCGTACGGGTCCCCGCGAAGGTCAACGTCCAGCTGGCGGTGGGCGCGGCCCGCCCCGACGGCTTCCACGACCTGGCCAACGTCTTCCTCGCCGTCTCCCTCTTCGACGAGGTCACCGCGACCCCCGCCGACTCCCTGACGGTGACCTGCGCCGGCCCCGACGCCGACCAGGTCCCGCTGGACCGGACGAACCTGGCCGCGCGGGCCGCCGAGCTGCTGGCCGCCCGCAACGGCAGGAGCGCGGACGTGCACCTGCACATCGCCAAGAACATCCCCGTCGCCGGCGGCATGGCCGGCGGCAGCGCGGACGGCGCCGCCGCCCTGCTGGCCTGCGACGCGCTGTGGGGGCTCGACACCCCGCGCGCCGAGCTCCTCGACATCTGCGCGGAGCTGGGCAGCGACGTGCCGTTCAGCCTGGTCGGGGGGGCGGCGCTCGGCACGGGGCGGGGCGAGGTGCTCACGCCCGTCGAGGCGGGAACCTTCCACTGGGTGTTCGCGGTCGCCGACGGCGGCCTGTCCACCCCGGCCGTGTTCCGCGAGTTCGACCGGCTGACCGCGGGCAGCGACGTGCCCGTCCCCGAGGCCTCCCCGGCGCTGCTCGCGGCCCTGGCCTCCGGCGACGCGGACGCCCTCGCCGCCACCCTGGCCAACGACCTCCAGCCGGCGGCCGTCTCGCTGCGCCCGCAGCTGGCCGAGACCCTGGCGGCGGGGCTCGCGGAAGGCGCGTTGGCGGCGCTGGTGTCCGGCTCCGGGCCCACCACCGCGTTCCTGGTGCGCGACGGGGAGGCGGCGGCGAAGGTCGCGGCCGCGCTGGAGGCCTCCGGGACCTGCCGCGCCACCCGCGTCACGTCCTCCCCGGCGCCGGGGGCGACCGTCCTGAGCTGA
- a CDS encoding resuscitation-promoting factor produces MSDTQGSHRRASASWPGTGTAPDPGDGPAAEPDPAAWPYAELAAEPAAGPAVGHPAEPAEPAVPRPGRGPRRAPPQGPEPGPRRRRAAPPRRATWRRPSRPTYSAPPAGAAHRGRPSARPPRTQPRALPVPAPRSAAARRRRAARPTASGAGDAWRRLVPQALVVAFLAGGTTAFVAADKAVRLTVDGVPRTLHTFAGSVDDLLASEGLGVGPHDLVAPARGSALDDGEQIVVRYGRPLRLTLDGAARRQVWTTAATVEAALRQLGVRVEGAYLSAPRTAPVPRSGLDLSVRTERGVTFMADGRERTIRTNAATVQEALDQAGITLHGEDTTSVAPDSFPRDGQTVTVLRITGTREVREERIPFATERVEDGTLFAGTEVVERSGRPGARRVTYSLRTVNGVRRQPRKIAEEVVREPVSRLVKVGTKPLPTSVAGADGLDWGALAQCESGGRASATDPSGTYGGLYQFDVTTWQSLGGSGRPQDASGSEQTYRAKKLYVQRGASPWPHCGRRLYR; encoded by the coding sequence GTGAGCGATACCCAGGGCAGTCACCGCCGTGCGTCTGCGTCCTGGCCGGGGACCGGGACCGCACCGGACCCCGGCGACGGGCCCGCGGCCGAGCCCGACCCCGCCGCCTGGCCCTACGCCGAACTGGCCGCCGAACCCGCCGCCGGACCCGCCGTCGGCCACCCCGCCGAACCCGCCGAGCCGGCCGTCCCGCGCCCGGGCCGAGGGCCGCGCCGGGCGCCGCCGCAAGGCCCGGAGCCCGGCCCGCGCCGCCGCCGGGCCGCCCCGCCCCGGAGGGCGACGTGGAGGCGGCCGAGCCGGCCGACGTACTCCGCCCCTCCGGCCGGCGCCGCGCACCGCGGCCGACCCTCGGCCCGCCCGCCCCGGACGCAGCCCCGCGCCCTCCCCGTTCCCGCGCCCCGCTCCGCCGCCGCCCGGCGCCGGCGCGCCGCCCGGCCCACCGCTTCGGGCGCCGGCGACGCCTGGCGGCGCCTCGTTCCGCAGGCCCTGGTCGTGGCCTTCCTGGCGGGCGGCACCACCGCCTTCGTCGCCGCCGACAAGGCCGTACGCCTCACCGTCGACGGGGTCCCCCGCACCCTCCACACCTTCGCCGGGAGCGTCGACGACCTCCTCGCCTCCGAAGGCCTCGGCGTCGGCCCCCACGACCTCGTCGCCCCCGCCCGAGGCTCGGCCCTCGACGACGGCGAGCAGATCGTCGTCCGCTACGGCCGCCCCCTGCGCCTCACCCTCGACGGCGCCGCCCGCCGCCAGGTGTGGACCACCGCCGCCACGGTCGAGGCCGCCCTGCGCCAGCTCGGCGTACGCGTCGAGGGCGCGTACCTGTCCGCCCCGCGCACCGCGCCCGTGCCGCGCTCCGGGCTCGACCTCAGCGTCCGCACCGAACGCGGGGTCACGTTCATGGCCGACGGCCGCGAACGCACCATCCGCACCAACGCCGCCACCGTCCAGGAGGCCCTGGACCAGGCGGGCATCACCCTGCACGGTGAGGACACCACCTCCGTCGCCCCCGACTCCTTCCCCCGCGACGGCCAGACCGTCACCGTCCTGCGCATCACCGGTACCCGCGAGGTCCGCGAGGAGCGCATCCCCTTCGCCACCGAACGCGTCGAGGACGGCACGCTCTTCGCCGGCACGGAGGTCGTCGAGCGCAGCGGGCGGCCCGGCGCGCGCCGGGTCACGTACAGCCTCCGCACCGTCAACGGGGTCCGCCGGCAGCCCCGCAAGATCGCCGAGGAGGTCGTGCGCGAGCCCGTCAGTCGGCTCGTCAAGGTCGGCACGAAGCCGCTGCCCACCTCCGTCGCCGGGGCCGACGGCCTGGACTGGGGGGCGCTCGCCCAGTGCGAGTCCGGCGGCCGCGCCTCCGCCACCGACCCGTCGGGCACCTACGGCGGCCTCTACCAGTTCGACGTCACCACCTGGCAGTCCCTCGGCGGCAGCGGCCGCCCGCAGGACGCGTCGGGCAGCGAGCAGACGTACCGGGCGAAGAAGCTCTACGTGCAGCGGGGGGCGAGTCCCTGGCCCCACTGCGGCCGTAGGCTTTACCGGTGA
- a CDS encoding phospholipid carrier-dependent glycosyltransferase — translation MTSTAPPPPSPAGAPPVPPGGRDLDPETPGWLRRLRAFGYVPSAPGTDVRTRLVPPYARPSAQLWAALGVPAGSRRAWERVMAWVGPLLVTLVAGVLRFTHLGSPKAVIFDETYYAKDAWATIKQGYEASWPKDVDKSILADPNAVPLPLDPGYVVHPPVGKWVIGLGEWMFGLTPFGWRFMTAVLGTLSVLLLCRIGRRLLRSTFLGCLAGALLAVDGLHLVMSRTALLDLILMFFVLAAFGALVVDRDKARARLAAALPLDADGRARPDQHVAQTLKLGWRPYRILAGVCLGLAFGTKWNGLVVLAFFGVLTVVWDAAARRTAGAGAPYAAMLRRDALPAFLSTVPVAIAVYVTSWLGWILSPDNGKGGYFRDWAAKYDRDSSLSFLPEWLRSLWHYETEVYKFHVGLTSGHTYESNPWSWLILGRPVSYFYESPSPGADGCPTTEAGKCAREVLALGTPLLWWAGCFALLYVLWRWFFRRDWRAGAIACALGAGLLPWFNYQERTIFYFYAVVFVPYLCLAVAMMTGALLGPAHSTERRRTLGAIGAGVLILLITWNFIYFWPIYTGQTLPMDSWRARMWFDTWI, via the coding sequence GTGACCAGTACCGCGCCGCCACCGCCCAGCCCCGCGGGGGCCCCGCCCGTCCCCCCGGGCGGACGCGACCTCGACCCCGAGACGCCCGGATGGCTGCGCCGCCTGCGCGCCTTCGGCTACGTGCCGTCGGCGCCGGGGACGGACGTCCGCACCCGCCTCGTGCCCCCGTACGCCCGCCCCTCCGCCCAGTTGTGGGCAGCGCTCGGCGTTCCGGCCGGCAGCCGGCGGGCCTGGGAGCGGGTCATGGCCTGGGTCGGTCCGCTGCTGGTCACCCTGGTCGCCGGGGTGCTGCGGTTCACCCATCTGGGCAGCCCGAAGGCGGTGATATTCGACGAGACGTACTACGCCAAGGACGCGTGGGCCACGATCAAGCAGGGCTACGAGGCGAGTTGGCCCAAGGATGTCGACAAGTCGATCCTCGCCGACCCGAACGCCGTACCGCTCCCGCTGGACCCGGGCTACGTCGTCCACCCGCCCGTCGGCAAATGGGTGATCGGCCTCGGGGAATGGATGTTCGGCCTCACCCCCTTCGGCTGGCGCTTCATGACGGCGGTGCTCGGCACCCTGTCCGTCCTGCTGCTCTGCCGGATCGGCCGGCGCCTGCTGCGTTCGACCTTCCTCGGCTGCCTCGCGGGCGCCCTGCTGGCCGTCGACGGCCTGCACCTGGTGATGAGCCGCACGGCCCTGCTCGACCTGATCCTGATGTTCTTCGTCCTCGCCGCCTTCGGGGCGCTGGTCGTCGACCGGGACAAGGCCCGCGCCCGCCTCGCGGCGGCCCTCCCCCTCGACGCGGACGGCCGCGCCCGCCCCGACCAGCACGTCGCGCAGACACTGAAGCTGGGGTGGCGCCCGTACCGGATCCTGGCCGGCGTCTGCCTGGGCCTGGCCTTCGGCACCAAGTGGAACGGCCTGGTCGTCCTCGCCTTCTTCGGCGTCCTCACCGTCGTGTGGGACGCCGCCGCGCGCCGCACCGCCGGCGCGGGTGCCCCGTACGCGGCGATGCTGCGCCGCGACGCGCTGCCCGCCTTCCTGTCGACCGTCCCGGTGGCCATCGCCGTCTACGTGACCTCGTGGCTCGGCTGGATCCTCTCCCCCGACAACGGCAAGGGCGGCTACTTCCGCGACTGGGCGGCCAAGTACGACCGCGACAGCTCGCTGTCCTTCCTCCCCGAGTGGCTGCGCAGCCTGTGGCACTACGAGACGGAGGTCTACAAGTTCCACGTCGGCCTGACGTCGGGTCACACGTACGAGTCGAACCCGTGGAGCTGGCTGATCCTGGGCCGGCCCGTCTCCTACTTCTACGAGTCCCCCTCCCCCGGCGCCGACGGCTGCCCCACCACCGAGGCGGGCAAGTGCGCCCGCGAGGTCCTGGCCCTGGGCACGCCGCTGCTGTGGTGGGCGGGCTGCTTCGCCCTGCTGTACGTGCTGTGGCGGTGGTTCTTCCGCCGCGACTGGCGCGCGGGCGCGATCGCGTGCGCGTTGGGCGCGGGTCTGCTGCCCTGGTTCAACTACCAGGAGCGGACGATCTTCTACTTCTACGCGGTGGTCTTCGTCCCGTACCTGTGCCTGGCCGTCGCCATGATGACCGGCGCCCTCCTGGGCCCGGCCCACTCCACCGAACGCCGCCGCACCCTCGGCGCGATCGGCGCGGGCGTCCTGATCCTCCT
- the rsmI gene encoding 16S rRNA (cytidine(1402)-2'-O)-methyltransferase, translating into MLVLAGTPIGDLADAPPRLGAELERADVIAAEDTRRLRRLTQGLGVYTTGRVLSYFEGNESARTPELVEALEAGKRVLLVTDAGMPSVSDPGYRLVAAAVEKDIRVTAVPGPSAVLTALALSGLPVDRFCFEGFLPRKAGERLGRLREVAGERRTLVYFEAPHRLDDTLAAMAEVFGADRRAAVCRELTKTYEEVKRGGLGALALWAAQGVRGEITIVVEGAPAAAPGDVDDEELVRRVRVREEAGERRKEAIAAVAAEAGVPKRDVFDAVVAAKNAAQKVP; encoded by the coding sequence GTGCTCGTCCTCGCCGGGACCCCGATCGGGGACCTCGCCGACGCCCCGCCCCGCCTCGGCGCCGAGCTGGAGCGCGCCGACGTGATCGCGGCCGAGGACACCCGACGGCTGCGCCGCCTGACGCAGGGCCTCGGCGTGTACACGACCGGGCGCGTCCTGTCGTACTTCGAGGGCAACGAGTCCGCCCGCACCCCGGAGTTGGTGGAGGCCCTGGAGGCCGGCAAGCGGGTGCTGCTGGTGACCGACGCGGGGATGCCCTCGGTGTCCGACCCCGGCTACCGGCTCGTCGCCGCCGCCGTCGAGAAGGACATCCGCGTCACCGCCGTGCCCGGCCCCTCCGCCGTGCTCACCGCGCTCGCGCTGTCCGGGCTGCCCGTCGACCGCTTCTGCTTCGAGGGCTTCCTGCCCCGCAAGGCGGGTGAGCGCCTCGGACGGCTCCGCGAGGTGGCGGGCGAGCGGCGCACCCTCGTCTACTTCGAGGCCCCGCACCGGCTCGACGACACCCTGGCGGCCATGGCCGAGGTGTTCGGCGCCGACCGGCGGGCGGCCGTCTGCCGGGAGCTGACCAAGACCTACGAGGAGGTCAAGCGCGGCGGGCTCGGCGCGCTCGCGCTGTGGGCGGCCCAGGGAGTGCGCGGGGAGATCACGATCGTCGTCGAGGGCGCCCCGGCGGCCGCGCCCGGGGACGTGGACGACGAGGAGCTCGTGCGCCGCGTACGGGTCCGCGAAGAGGCGGGCGAGCGCCGCAAGGAGGCCATCGCCGCCGTCGCGGCCGAGGCCGGCGTACCCAAGCGGGATGTGTTCGACGCGGTCGTCGCGGCAAAGAACGCGGCACAAAAGGTGCCGTGA